Proteins encoded within one genomic window of Pseudalkalibacillus sp. SCS-8:
- the trpS gene encoding tryptophan--tRNA ligase has product MATIFSGVKPTGFPTLGNYLGALKHFVTYQEEHDCYFCVVNQHAITVPQDKLELRANSKKLAALYLAIGIDPDKSTLFIQSEVPAHTKMAWIMQCISYMGELERMTQFKDKSENRVAVSAGLLTYPPLMAADILLYGTNIVPVGEDQKQHLELTRNLAERFNKQYNDIFTIPEVHIPKVGARIMDLGNPNKKMSKSDENVNGYISLLDDEKTIMKKVKRATTDSDMTVKYDKENKPGVSNLLTIYSLCSGKTIEELEQLYEDKGYGEFKNDVAEAIISELKPIQERYETLLNSEDELDEILDRGAEKANFVANKMLAKAERAMGLERKRKKK; this is encoded by the coding sequence TTGGCTACCATATTTTCTGGCGTGAAACCGACTGGGTTCCCTACTCTCGGGAATTATCTCGGAGCTTTGAAACATTTTGTTACGTATCAAGAAGAACACGATTGTTATTTCTGTGTTGTTAACCAACACGCAATAACAGTTCCACAGGATAAGCTTGAATTAAGGGCGAATTCCAAGAAGCTTGCTGCCCTCTATCTTGCAATCGGCATCGATCCTGATAAATCCACATTGTTCATCCAATCAGAAGTACCTGCCCATACGAAAATGGCATGGATCATGCAATGTATTTCCTATATGGGTGAACTTGAGAGAATGACCCAATTTAAAGATAAATCGGAAAACCGGGTTGCCGTTTCTGCTGGTTTATTGACTTATCCTCCATTAATGGCAGCCGATATTCTACTTTATGGCACTAATATCGTCCCTGTTGGAGAAGATCAAAAGCAACATCTTGAGTTGACCCGTAATTTAGCTGAAAGGTTCAACAAGCAATACAACGATATCTTCACGATTCCTGAAGTCCATATCCCTAAGGTCGGTGCGCGAATTATGGATCTTGGAAATCCGAACAAGAAGATGAGTAAATCAGATGAAAATGTCAACGGGTATATCTCATTGCTTGATGATGAGAAAACCATCATGAAGAAAGTCAAGCGTGCAACAACTGATTCAGATATGACCGTTAAGTATGACAAAGAAAACAAACCAGGTGTTTCAAATCTTCTTACGATCTATTCCTTATGTTCTGGTAAGACGATTGAAGAACTTGAGCAATTGTATGAAGATAAAGGTTATGGAGAGTTCAAGAATGATGTTGCTGAAGCGATCATCAGTGAACTGAAACCAATCCAAGAACGGTATGAAACATTGTTGAATTCTGAAGATGAATTAGACGAAATCCTTGACAGAGGTGCAGAGAAGGCTAATTTCGTCGCTAACAAAATGCTTGCGAAGGCTGAACGTGCAATGGGCTTAGAACGAAAACGGAAAAAGAAATAA
- a CDS encoding peptide ABC transporter substrate-binding protein codes for MRKSKWSLLLTLTLVLSMVLAACSGGDDKDKAGDDGKSGGSGDVAQELNVNINTEPFSLNPGLANDTTSSAVLLQTFEGLTRINQDGEPEPAMAKEIKKSDDLTTYTFTLRDDVKWTNGDPVTAQDFEWAWKWVLDPKTDAQYAYQLFYVKNAEKAKNGDVSVDEVGVKALDEKTLEVTLENPTPYFEELTAFYTYFPVNSKIAKENPDWYQDAGELYTSNGPFKMTTWEHSDKIILEKNEDYWDAGAVKLNKITMIMVNDPNTELNMYKNGELDWAGSPTGNIPLEAIPTLKKEGDLQIKPIAGTYWYKFNTEKEPFNNANIRKAFAYSINRQAIVEQITKGGQVPAMGAVPPTMFPENEKGYFKDNDVETAKELLEKGMEELGYDSVEDFPEITLSYNTSEAHAKIAQAIQDMWKNNLGIDVSLENAEWAVYIEKLHAGDYQIGRLGWLGDFNDPINFLELYKEKGGNNDTRWTNEDYKELLNKSAKETDAEKREELLKQAEQILMDEMPVSPIYFYTNVYVKNDKVKDVVISGLGDVQYKWAHIE; via the coding sequence ATGAGAAAGTCAAAATGGTCATTGCTTTTAACACTTACTTTGGTGTTGAGCATGGTTTTAGCTGCTTGTTCCGGCGGAGACGATAAGGACAAAGCAGGCGACGACGGAAAATCTGGCGGAAGTGGAGATGTTGCTCAGGAATTGAACGTCAACATCAATACTGAACCGTTCTCTTTAAACCCAGGACTAGCTAATGATACAACTTCATCAGCTGTTCTATTGCAAACATTCGAAGGTTTGACTCGTATCAACCAAGATGGTGAGCCTGAGCCTGCAATGGCAAAGGAAATCAAAAAGTCTGATGACTTGACTACTTACACATTCACACTTCGTGATGATGTGAAATGGACGAACGGTGACCCTGTAACAGCTCAAGATTTCGAATGGGCTTGGAAATGGGTGCTTGATCCTAAAACAGACGCTCAATATGCTTATCAGCTTTTCTATGTAAAGAATGCTGAAAAAGCTAAGAATGGCGATGTGTCTGTTGATGAAGTCGGCGTAAAAGCGCTTGACGAAAAGACTCTTGAAGTAACACTTGAAAACCCAACTCCTTATTTTGAAGAGTTGACTGCGTTTTACACATATTTCCCTGTAAACAGCAAGATCGCGAAAGAAAATCCTGATTGGTACCAAGATGCTGGCGAACTTTACACGTCTAACGGACCATTCAAGATGACGACTTGGGAGCACAGCGACAAAATCATCCTTGAAAAGAACGAAGACTACTGGGATGCAGGCGCTGTAAAACTTAACAAGATTACAATGATCATGGTTAACGACCCGAATACTGAATTGAACATGTATAAGAACGGTGAGCTTGACTGGGCTGGATCTCCAACAGGAAACATCCCTCTAGAAGCGATCCCTACTCTTAAGAAAGAGGGAGACCTTCAAATCAAGCCAATCGCTGGAACTTACTGGTATAAGTTCAATACTGAAAAAGAACCATTCAACAATGCGAATATTCGTAAGGCATTCGCATATTCGATCAATCGTCAAGCAATTGTAGAACAAATTACTAAAGGTGGACAAGTTCCAGCAATGGGCGCTGTACCTCCGACAATGTTCCCTGAAAACGAAAAAGGCTACTTCAAAGATAACGACGTTGAAACTGCTAAAGAACTATTAGAAAAAGGTATGGAAGAACTTGGTTATGATAGTGTAGAAGATTTCCCTGAAATCACACTTTCTTATAACACAAGTGAAGCACATGCTAAGATTGCTCAAGCAATCCAAGACATGTGGAAGAATAACTTGGGAATTGATGTATCACTTGAAAACGCTGAGTGGGCTGTATATATCGAAAAGCTGCACGCTGGAGACTACCAAATCGGTCGTCTTGGTTGGTTAGGTGACTTCAACGACCCAATTAACTTCTTAGAACTATACAAAGAAAAAGGCGGTAATAACGACACTCGTTGGACAAATGAAGACTACAAAGAGTTGTTGAACAAATCTGCTAAAGAAACTGATGCTGAAAAGCGTGAAGAACTTCTTAAGCAAGCTGAGCAAATCTTGATGGATGAAATGCCAGTATCTCCTATCTACTTCTATACTAATGTCTATGTTAAGAACGACAAAGTTAAAGATGTAGTAATCTCAGGACTTGGTGACGTTCAATACAAATGGGCTCACATTGAGTAA
- a CDS encoding ABC transporter permease — MFRYILKRLGFMVISLLVIITATFFLMKAAPGGPFTAEKEIPPAIKKSLNAHYGLDQPWYVQYTDYIVAIAQWDFGPSFKYKGQSVNDIISDGFPISFILGMESIFLAVAIGILLGVIAALKHNQWQDYGAMVIAVLGISVPSFIIATVLQYFLAIKAGWFPVARWEGFMYTVLPAVALASTPLAFIARLTRSSMLEVLSSDYIKTAKAKGIKKNVIIVKHAIRNALMPVVSFMGPLVAAILTGSFIIEKIFGIPGLGQHFVTSITNRDYTVIMGVTVFYSVLLLVSILIVDIIYGFIDPRIKLTAGKED, encoded by the coding sequence TTGTTTCGCTATATATTAAAGAGACTTGGCTTTATGGTCATTTCCCTACTTGTCATCATCACAGCTACCTTCTTCTTGATGAAAGCGGCACCAGGTGGACCATTCACGGCAGAAAAAGAAATTCCACCGGCAATTAAAAAGAGTTTGAATGCTCATTATGGGCTGGATCAACCATGGTACGTCCAATATACGGACTATATCGTAGCCATTGCACAATGGGACTTCGGTCCATCTTTCAAATATAAAGGACAAAGCGTTAATGATATTATCAGTGACGGCTTCCCGATTTCATTTATACTTGGTATGGAATCTATATTCCTTGCAGTTGCTATTGGGATATTGTTAGGAGTTATTGCAGCACTTAAACATAATCAGTGGCAAGACTACGGGGCAATGGTCATCGCAGTACTTGGAATCTCTGTCCCTAGCTTTATAATAGCGACCGTCCTGCAATATTTCCTAGCAATCAAGGCAGGCTGGTTCCCTGTTGCGCGTTGGGAAGGTTTCATGTATACGGTACTTCCGGCAGTTGCCCTTGCTTCAACACCATTAGCGTTTATTGCACGCTTGACTCGTTCAAGCATGCTTGAGGTATTGAGCTCAGATTATATTAAAACTGCAAAAGCAAAAGGGATTAAAAAGAATGTCATCATTGTTAAACATGCGATCCGTAATGCTTTGATGCCGGTTGTATCTTTCATGGGACCTTTAGTTGCAGCGATCCTTACAGGAAGCTTCATCATTGAAAAGATTTTCGGTATTCCGGGTCTGGGACAACACTTTGTAACGAGTATTACGAACCGTGATTACACAGTCATCATGGGTGTAACAGTGTTCTACAGCGTGTTGCTACTCGTATCAATCCTTATTGTGGATATCATTTACGGCTTCATTGATCCGCGTATCAAGCTGACAGCTGGAAAGGAGGACTAA
- a CDS encoding ABC transporter permease produces MAGPSISYWQDAWRRFKKNRLAMVGMILIGLLAIMALAGPSLTPYDYRTNDLMNANMAPSADHWFGTDELGRDIFTRNWQGARISLFIGLTAAVLDLFIGIIWGGVTGYIGGKTDEVMMRIADILIGIPYLLVVILLMVVLEPGLMTMIIAMTITGWINMARIVRGQVLGLKQQEYVLAANTLGAGLSRVMFKHLIPNTMGPILITMTLTVPTAIFTEAFLSYLGLGVQAPLASWGTMASEGLPALTYYPWRLFFPAFFICLTMFAFNVIGDGLRDALDPKLRK; encoded by the coding sequence ATTGCAGGGCCTAGTATTTCCTATTGGCAAGACGCTTGGCGTCGGTTCAAAAAGAATAGGCTTGCTATGGTCGGAATGATTTTGATCGGGTTACTCGCTATCATGGCACTTGCCGGCCCTTCTTTAACGCCCTATGATTACCGTACAAATGACTTGATGAACGCGAATATGGCACCATCAGCTGATCACTGGTTCGGTACAGATGAACTCGGACGTGATATCTTTACACGAAACTGGCAAGGAGCTAGAATTTCACTATTCATCGGTCTGACTGCCGCCGTTCTTGATTTGTTCATTGGAATCATCTGGGGTGGCGTAACAGGTTACATCGGTGGAAAGACGGATGAAGTCATGATGAGAATCGCTGACATCTTGATCGGTATTCCATATCTATTGGTCGTTATCCTCCTGATGGTTGTATTAGAACCCGGACTGATGACGATGATCATAGCAATGACCATTACAGGTTGGATAAATATGGCGAGGATTGTTCGTGGACAAGTCCTCGGTTTGAAGCAACAAGAATATGTTCTTGCTGCCAATACACTAGGAGCAGGGTTATCAAGAGTCATGTTCAAGCACTTGATTCCGAACACAATGGGACCTATATTGATCACCATGACTTTGACTGTTCCAACAGCTATTTTCACAGAAGCATTCTTAAGTTATTTGGGCTTAGGTGTACAGGCTCCACTAGCAAGTTGGGGTACGATGGCGAGTGAAGGACTGCCTGCTTTAACATATTATCCATGGCGATTATTCTTCCCAGCATTTTTCATCTGTCTGACAATGTTTGCATTCAACGTTATCGGAGATGGACTGCGAGATGCCTTGGATCCGAAATTGCGCAAATAA
- a CDS encoding ABC transporter ATP-binding protein, translating to MEKILDVNNLQVSFQTYGGSVQAVRGVSFHVNKGETLAIVGESGSGKSVTAQSIMKLIPMPPGEFKDGSIMFNGEDIIKKNDVQMEAIRGKDIGMIFQDPMTSLNPTMKVGRQITEGLIKHQGMKKQEADDRAIEMLRLVGIPNPEQRVNQYPHEYSGGMRQRAMIAIALACNPKLLIADEPTTALDVTIQAQILDLMRDLQNKTGSAIIMITHDLGVVANVAHRVAVMYGGQIVETGNVDEIFYNSKHPYTWGLLASMPKVNSESEELLSIPGSPPDLSDPPKGCPFAARCPHAMKVCVDHMPEATEVSGSHKASCWLLDERAPKVEKPAEASVGGAR from the coding sequence ATGGAAAAAATATTAGATGTAAACAATTTGCAAGTTTCTTTCCAAACGTATGGAGGCTCTGTTCAAGCAGTAAGAGGAGTTTCATTCCACGTTAACAAGGGAGAAACATTAGCGATTGTCGGTGAGTCAGGCTCCGGAAAAAGTGTGACCGCCCAATCAATCATGAAATTGATACCGATGCCTCCAGGTGAATTTAAAGATGGTTCCATCATGTTCAATGGAGAAGACATCATTAAGAAGAATGATGTTCAAATGGAAGCGATCCGTGGTAAAGATATCGGGATGATTTTCCAGGACCCGATGACATCATTGAACCCGACAATGAAGGTCGGACGTCAAATAACAGAAGGCCTCATCAAGCATCAGGGAATGAAGAAACAAGAAGCAGATGATCGTGCGATTGAAATGCTTCGCCTTGTTGGAATCCCGAACCCTGAACAACGGGTAAATCAATATCCGCATGAATATAGTGGAGGTATGCGTCAGCGTGCAATGATTGCGATTGCACTAGCTTGTAATCCTAAGCTTTTGATTGCTGACGAACCAACCACAGCATTGGATGTAACGATCCAAGCACAAATTCTAGATTTGATGAGAGATCTTCAAAATAAGACTGGTAGTGCAATCATCATGATTACTCACGACCTCGGGGTGGTTGCGAATGTTGCTCACCGTGTAGCAGTTATGTATGGTGGACAAATCGTAGAAACAGGGAATGTAGATGAGATTTTCTACAACTCCAAACACCCTTATACATGGGGTCTGCTCGCATCGATGCCGAAAGTCAATAGCGAGTCAGAAGAGTTGCTCTCTATTCCTGGATCTCCACCAGACTTGAGTGATCCACCAAAAGGGTGTCCTTTTGCGGCTCGTTGTCCTCATGCAATGAAAGTGTGTGTGGATCACATGCCGGAAGCGACAGAGGTTTCAGGATCTCATAAAGCATCGTGCTGGTTGTTAGATGAGAGAGCACCTAAAGTTGAAAAGCCTGCAGAGGCATCGGTTGGAGGTGCAAGATAA
- a CDS encoding oligopeptide/dipeptide ABC transporter ATP-binding protein: MAAKEKLVEVRNLKKHFDVGKGKKLKAVDDVTFDIYRGETLGLVGESGCGKSTTGRTIIRLYGATDGSVLFEGEDVHGKKDKGKLKQFNRKMQMIFQDPYASLNPRMTVKDIIAEGIDIHGLAKSKEDRLNRVYELLETVGLNKEHANRYPHEFSGGQRQRIGIARALAVDPEFIIADEPISALDVSIQAQVVNLMQKLQRERGLTYLFIAHDLSMVKHISDRVGVMYLGNMVELAESDTLYEEPLHPYTQALLSAIPVPDPELERSRERIILEGDVPSPVSPPSGCRFRTRCPQAMDVCAKVVPKWQEAREGHYVACHLYDDEVKEN, translated from the coding sequence ATGGCAGCAAAAGAAAAACTGGTAGAAGTTAGGAACTTGAAGAAACATTTCGACGTCGGTAAAGGCAAAAAGCTTAAGGCTGTTGACGATGTTACTTTCGATATATACCGAGGAGAAACATTAGGGCTAGTTGGAGAGTCCGGATGTGGTAAATCCACTACAGGACGTACGATTATCCGTTTATATGGTGCAACGGATGGCTCCGTACTTTTCGAGGGCGAAGATGTGCACGGCAAGAAGGACAAAGGGAAATTAAAGCAATTCAACCGTAAGATGCAAATGATTTTCCAGGATCCATATGCATCTTTAAACCCGAGAATGACTGTAAAAGATATCATTGCAGAGGGCATTGATATCCATGGATTGGCCAAATCGAAAGAGGACCGCCTCAATCGTGTTTATGAGCTACTTGAAACAGTCGGATTGAACAAAGAACACGCGAACCGTTATCCTCACGAATTCAGTGGCGGTCAACGTCAGCGTATCGGTATAGCCCGTGCATTAGCTGTCGATCCAGAATTCATCATCGCAGATGAACCTATTTCTGCACTGGACGTATCTATTCAGGCACAGGTTGTCAATCTGATGCAGAAGCTTCAACGTGAGCGCGGATTGACGTACTTGTTCATTGCCCATGACCTTTCCATGGTCAAGCATATCAGTGATAGAGTCGGTGTTATGTACCTTGGTAATATGGTTGAACTAGCCGAAAGTGACACGCTCTATGAAGAGCCGCTTCACCCATATACGCAGGCATTGCTATCAGCTATTCCTGTACCAGACCCAGAACTGGAACGAAGCCGTGAACGGATCATCCTGGAAGGGGATGTTCCGAGTCCAGTTTCTCCACCAAGTGGCTGCCGTTTCCGTACAAGATGTCCACAAGCGATGGATGTTTGTGCGAAAGTGGTGCCAAAGTGGCAGGAAGCAAGAGAAGGTCACTATGTGGCTTGTCATCTATATGATGATGAAGTAAAAGAAAATTAA
- a CDS encoding DegV family protein, which produces MRIAIVLDSGSDYLGQEETIETSCPVHVVSLNVNFKGEETYLDGITITHEEFYDKMRNAKELPKTSQPAPQKFHDTFKHILNDGYSIIYLGMASGLSGTYQSANVAKEMLSEEEQSRLFLIDTGTVSAGVICLLDYADKLIQQGKTVEEIYHDVEEKKKQVSGIILLETLENLVKGGRISAIQGRVAGFLNIKPLIKVKDGAVETLENFRGKKKGIRKVAEMVQEWKENHEELFIVHSYPSRQMVIDSFKDQFSLNSFKKIRYIKLGSVIGTYGGENSIGFIKY; this is translated from the coding sequence ATGCGTATTGCTATAGTATTAGATAGTGGAAGTGACTATTTGGGTCAGGAAGAAACGATTGAAACATCGTGCCCTGTGCATGTTGTTTCCTTAAACGTCAATTTCAAAGGTGAAGAAACCTACTTAGATGGAATAACCATCACGCATGAGGAATTCTACGATAAGATGAGGAACGCCAAGGAATTGCCCAAGACAAGTCAGCCTGCTCCTCAAAAGTTTCATGATACATTCAAACATATTCTTAATGATGGCTATTCAATTATCTATCTAGGTATGGCTAGTGGCTTGAGTGGAACATATCAAAGTGCCAACGTCGCTAAAGAGATGCTATCTGAAGAAGAACAATCTAGACTTTTCTTGATTGACACAGGTACAGTATCTGCGGGTGTCATTTGTTTATTGGACTATGCAGATAAGTTGATTCAACAAGGAAAAACCGTTGAAGAGATTTATCATGACGTTGAAGAAAAGAAAAAACAAGTTTCAGGGATCATTTTACTTGAAACGCTTGAAAATTTGGTGAAAGGCGGACGGATCTCAGCAATACAAGGCAGAGTTGCTGGCTTCTTGAACATCAAACCGCTTATAAAAGTGAAAGATGGTGCTGTTGAAACCTTAGAGAATTTCCGAGGAAAGAAAAAGGGGATTCGAAAAGTGGCTGAAATGGTACAGGAATGGAAAGAAAATCATGAGGAACTCTTTATCGTCCATAGTTATCCATCACGACAAATGGTGATTGATTCATTCAAGGACCAATTCTCACTGAATTCGTTCAAGAAAATTCGCTATATCAAATTAGGTAGCGTGATCGGGACGTATGGTGGAGAAAATTCCATAGGGTTCATTAAGTATTAA
- a CDS encoding HD domain-containing protein — MHKPTLLELFEHPKAQKHIQRSGVVHAIASSYHAFKLAKEYDVNPSLACKAALLHDIGHHTWYREDGQWDFERYRANDIHAIKGAERAHKILIELGEDRETAKEISLAILLHTDSYLPEGTLKLSPLQKVVKLADEADEEPDGKHHYRMMAYEKAVKLIRKLDEKIQQDQSTARFQQTS; from the coding sequence ATGCATAAACCAACTCTATTGGAATTATTTGAACATCCAAAAGCCCAAAAACATATTCAAAGATCCGGAGTCGTGCATGCTATTGCCTCCAGTTATCATGCTTTCAAGCTTGCAAAGGAATACGATGTCAATCCGTCCCTTGCTTGTAAAGCTGCCCTGCTCCATGATATCGGTCACCATACTTGGTATCGAGAGGATGGCCAATGGGACTTTGAAAGATACAGAGCCAATGATATTCATGCCATCAAAGGGGCTGAGCGAGCTCATAAAATATTGATCGAATTAGGTGAGGACAGAGAGACGGCCAAAGAAATATCCCTTGCTATTTTACTGCATACAGACTCTTATCTCCCAGAAGGAACGTTAAAGTTGAGTCCCCTTCAAAAGGTCGTCAAATTGGCAGATGAAGCGGATGAAGAACCAGATGGAAAACATCATTATCGGATGATGGCGTATGAGAAAGCAGTAAAATTAATTAGGAAATTGGATGAAAAAATCCAACAGGATCAAAGTACGGCCAGATTTCAACAAACGAGTTGA
- a CDS encoding putative glycoside hydrolase, translated as MGMLKVIMSVFLLSFPQWEMAEEKQNHQISLHQGIQSHFMKRELPENLPRFVYDSGLSFEYPDAVRGIYVTGHSAGGSRFEKLISLINTTDLNAMVIDIKDDHGNITYIPDEESSLQPFGKPFIKDPRKMLETLEKHQIYPIARIVVFKDSILAKKKPELSFKDGNTVWKNRRGEAFVNPFMKEVWEHNLAIAIEAAKLGFREIQFDYVRFPEGFEKRDTTLNYNMGDYAKLDVENVQKRVTAVTDFVAYAKEQLEPYNVDVSVDIFGYTATLPEAPGIGQNFTKIASHVDVISSMIYPSHWTSYFGIAKPDLEPYRLVTEYAKMEKKKLAELESPPTSRPWIQDFTASYLGAGNYRVYGKAEVEAQIRALNENGIKEFLLWDAGNTYTPNVDYTP; from the coding sequence ATGGGGATGTTAAAAGTCATCATGTCAGTATTTCTTCTATCTTTCCCACAATGGGAGATGGCAGAAGAGAAGCAAAACCATCAGATCTCATTACACCAAGGGATTCAATCTCATTTTATGAAAAGAGAACTCCCTGAAAATTTACCACGATTTGTTTATGATTCAGGATTGTCATTCGAATATCCCGATGCAGTTCGAGGCATTTATGTAACGGGGCATTCAGCAGGAGGAAGTCGATTTGAAAAACTCATCTCATTAATCAATACAACCGATCTGAACGCTATGGTCATAGACATTAAGGATGACCATGGGAATATCACCTACATACCAGATGAGGAATCCTCCTTACAACCATTCGGTAAGCCATTCATCAAAGATCCGAGGAAAATGCTTGAAACACTTGAAAAGCATCAAATCTATCCAATAGCACGTATTGTCGTGTTCAAAGATTCGATCCTCGCTAAGAAGAAGCCTGAGCTCTCCTTTAAGGATGGAAATACGGTTTGGAAAAATCGTCGTGGCGAGGCATTTGTCAATCCATTCATGAAAGAGGTTTGGGAGCATAATTTGGCGATTGCTATTGAAGCTGCGAAGTTAGGCTTCAGGGAAATCCAGTTTGACTACGTTCGGTTCCCTGAAGGGTTCGAGAAGCGTGATACGACTTTAAATTACAACATGGGGGATTACGCTAAATTGGATGTGGAGAATGTCCAAAAGCGTGTGACAGCTGTTACAGATTTCGTGGCATATGCAAAAGAACAGTTGGAACCCTATAATGTTGACGTATCAGTGGATATTTTCGGATATACAGCAACCTTACCAGAAGCACCTGGAATCGGTCAGAACTTCACGAAAATCGCGAGTCACGTAGATGTCATTTCATCTATGATCTATCCAAGTCATTGGACCTCATATTTTGGTATAGCTAAGCCTGATTTGGAGCCGTATCGTCTTGTAACGGAATATGCGAAGATGGAAAAGAAAAAACTTGCTGAATTGGAATCACCGCCTACGTCACGGCCTTGGATCCAAGACTTTACAGCATCATACCTGGGAGCTGGGAACTACAGAGTTTATGGGAAGGCTGAAGTCGAGGCACAGATAAGAGCATTGAATGAAAACGGAATTAAAGAATTCCTTTTGTGGGATGCCGGCAATACCTATACACCAAATGTGGATTATACACCTTAA
- a CDS encoding GNAT family N-acetyltransferase: protein MNWYEKLNEYFPVEEMKSKKHMELLLKEKGDVYHKDEGEHHVLMYAEFEDFLFVDYIYVSGAARGQGIGRKLLEKLKEKGKPIILEVEPVDYEDTDTEKRQRFYKREGFKHAKSIGYRRRSLATNEINEMEILYWAPKDESEEMVYESMKKTYEKIHTYKDVELYGKSYQDVDDVLTFEE from the coding sequence ATGAACTGGTACGAAAAATTAAACGAGTATTTTCCTGTAGAAGAAATGAAATCCAAGAAACACATGGAGCTATTGTTAAAGGAAAAAGGGGACGTTTACCATAAGGATGAAGGTGAGCATCATGTCCTCATGTACGCTGAATTTGAAGATTTTCTTTTCGTTGATTACATTTATGTATCAGGAGCTGCCCGAGGTCAGGGAATTGGTCGAAAGTTATTGGAAAAGCTAAAAGAAAAAGGGAAACCGATCATTTTAGAGGTTGAACCTGTAGATTATGAAGATACGGACACCGAGAAGCGTCAGCGATTCTACAAACGAGAAGGTTTCAAGCATGCCAAGTCGATCGGTTACCGACGCCGCTCTCTAGCGACGAACGAAATCAACGAAATGGAAATCCTGTATTGGGCACCGAAAGATGAATCAGAAGAAATGGTTTATGAAAGCATGAAGAAAACCTATGAAAAAATTCATACTTATAAGGATGTAGAGTTGTACGGCAAGTCTTATCAGGATGTAGATGATGTCTTAACATTCGAAGAGTGA